A genome region from Chelonia mydas isolate rCheMyd1 chromosome 12, rCheMyd1.pri.v2, whole genome shotgun sequence includes the following:
- the LOC114019227 gene encoding E3 ubiquitin-protein ligase RNF182, translating to MSYPHTEGEEKVPNDELECKICYHRFNIHSRKPKILNCLHRVCARCLTKILHIGDGCPCITCPFCRHETELHEDEVEGLPNDTNVMSKLVLKDKTIWNSDCKEVVLTPKNLASSSPSHGSSNCLVITIMEVQRDSTRTPSQNTISDYYADHSLDSVSVSSHSELDQDLFSKLCNHVPRILVWLLGFFYFGSLPLGIYLLVMQKVTLGIVCVSFVPSSLTVCLVYGFCQCLCQGMCDCSSRS from the coding sequence ATGAGTTACCCTCACACTGAAGGGGAAGAAAAGGTGCCAAATGATGAGCTCGAGTGCAAAATTTGTTACCATAGATTTAACATTCATAGTCGTAAACCCAAAATACTGAACTGTCTTCACAGAGTATGTGCTAGATGTCTGACTAAAATACTTCACATAGGAGATGGCTGTCCTTGCATTACTTGTCCTTTTTGCCGCCATGAGACAGAGTTGCATGAAGATGAAGTTGAAGGACTACCTAATGATACAAACGTTATGTCCAAACTCGtgttaaaagacaaaacaatatGGAATTCCGACTGTAAAGAAGTAGTTTTAACACCAAAGAACTTGGCTTCCTCAAGCCCCTCTCACGGATCTTCAAACTGCTTAGTAATAACAATTATGGAAGTACAGAGGGACTCTACTAGGACTCCAAGCCAAAACACTATCTCAGATTATTATGCAGACCATAGCCTTGACTCAGTATCTGTCAGTTCTCACAGTGAGCTAGACCAAGATCTCTTCTCTAAGCTTTGTAATCATGTACCCAGAATACTGGTATGGCTGTTAGGATTTTTCTACTTTGGCTCACTGCCTCTTGGAATCTATTTATTAGTGATGCAGAAAGTGACACTAGGAATTGTGTGTGTCAGTTTTGTTCCCTCAAGTCTAACTGTATGTCTTGTGTATGGTTTCTGTCAATGCCTCTGCCAGGGAATGTGTGACTGCTCTTCAAGAAGCTGA